The proteins below are encoded in one region of Cololabis saira isolate AMF1-May2022 chromosome 13, fColSai1.1, whole genome shotgun sequence:
- the LOC133458168 gene encoding signal-transducing adaptor protein 1-like, whose product MMAKRTGRRNSQLPECYHEGYLEKKPFKEKTPQKLWACLCGSTLFFFNNKRDGDYTEKLDLRGFISVTNDTSPDCNLDGAKFTLQMEESNVKLIAPSVESRELWKGFIQSVAELSVPSSLNLMPGQIHMLTVAVDKEKERITQVSSTTDTDGSHYLSLDSEMPTCYYPISRMEAQFLLEREAKRGNMLLRPGRDGTSFAVTTRQKIDRTIFRHYRVARNHEGGFNIAVENPVFCETLHDVVTYLVDKTDGILIPLIIEGYYEEKIRFVSSDNESGEKIEQTLADPLPPSLPFKPGSFANPEPATEEKLEKKDNETGELRVVPPPIPERKPMKKMTPPTPLPRKGIPLTSASSSSSTSTTNRDPGAPFNVDIQKQIPLGMMSELKLRLAQKAKE is encoded by the exons ATGATGGCAAAGCGAACGGGACGAAGGAATAGCCAGCTGCCAGAATGTTACCATGAGGGTTACCTGGAGAAGAAGCCGTTCAAAGAGAAG ACACCCCAGAAACTGTGGGCCTGCCTGTGTGGAagcacactttttttcttcaacaatAAGAGAGACGGTGAT TACACAGAGAAACTGGATCTCAGGGGCTTTATCTCAGTCACAAACGACACCAGTCCAGACTGTAACTTAGATGGGGCCAAGTTCACCCTCCAGATGGAAGAATCCAATGTCAAATTAATT GCTCCGAGTGTGGAAAGCCGTGAGCTTTGGAAAGGCTTCATTCAATCTGTGGCCGAG CTGTCCGTGCCGTCCTCCCTCAACCTGATGCCGGGTCAGATCCACATGCTGACCGTGGCGGTCGACAAAGAGAAGGAAAGGATAACACAGGTCTCTTCAACCACCGACACTGACGGCAGTCATTACCTCAGCCTCGACTCGGAGATGCCCAC TTGTTACTACCCCATATCCCGCATGGAAGCACAGTTTCTGCTTGAGAGAGAAGCCAAAAGAGGAAACATGCTGCTGAGACCGGGAAGAGATGGAACTTCTTTTGCTGTTACCACAAGACAGAAAATTGATAG AACTATATTCAGACACTATCGTGTGGCTCGTAATCATGAGGGCGGCTTCAACATTGCTGTGGAAAACCCT GTCTTCTGCGAAACGCTGCACGACGTGGTCACCTACCTGGTAGACAAAACTGATGGAATTTTGATTCCCCTCATCATCGAGGGCTACTACGAGGAGAAGATCA GGTTCGTGTCATCTGATAATGAAAGTGGAGAGAAGATAGAGCAGACTTTAGCAGACCCACTTCCACCAAGTTTGCCTTTCAAACCAG GTTCCTTTGCAAATCCTGAACCGGCTACAGAGGAAAAAT TGGAGAAGAAAGATAACGAGACAGGGGAATTACGTGTTGTTCCACCGCCAA TACCAGAAAGGAAACCCATGAAGAAAATGACACCTCCAACTCCCCTTCCCCGCAAAGGAATCCCTTTAACatctgcctcctcctcctcctccacttctACCACCAACAGAGATCCCGGAGCGCCTTTCAACGTAGACATCCAAAAACAGA TTCCTCTGGGGATGATGTCAGAACTCAAACTCCGGCTGGCGCAGAAGGCCAAGGAGTGA
- the fsd1 gene encoding fibronectin type III and SPRY domain-containing protein 1, translating into MGDQKDSLRKITHTLAVKNDEISNFICTLKQSLDNLEANSSRVQEDLESEFTNLHTVLDEMKDNMVTRIKQERASRTYELQSQLSACSKALESSEELLELANQTMCSSETDGFTQAAKDIKDSVTMAPAFRLSLKAKASDNMSHLMVDFSQERGMLQGLKFLPVPATPEIQLPECQVCDNTVTVVWTLPEPDTKIDHYILEHRRTNHEGPPRIREDYPWMVVEGIREMDHTITGLRFDTRYITFRVRACNKAVAGEFSEPVILETHAFNFKLDSGSAHQNLKVEDLSVEWDSSGGKVQEIRKEKNRTNSPMHSPARTALMSPKRAPSTRPGRDRFTAESYTVLGDTMIDAGQQYWEVRFDKESKAFAAGIALRSLGRFDQLGKSGASWCIHLNNWLQQSLTAKHNNKARTLDCPIPNSIGVYVNYEEGVLSFYNAKTKQLIHSFKTKFQQPVIPAFMVWNGTFSVVTGLQVPSVVQSGQRKNSGTSSSNASLT; encoded by the exons ATGGGGGACCAGAAG gaTTCTCTGCGTAAGATCACTCACACACTGGCTGTGAAGAATGATGAGATCTCAAACTTCATCTGCACACTGAAGCAGAGCCTTGACAACCTGGAG GCCAACTCTAGCAGAGTGCAGGAGGATCTGGAGTCCGAGTTCACCAACCTCCACACCGTTCTGGACGAGATGAAGGACAACATGGTGACGCGAATCAAGCAGGAGAGGGCCAGCCGCACATACGAGCTACAG AGTCAGCTGAGCGCCTGCTCCAAAGCCTTGGAAAgttcggaggagctgctggagctggccAACCAGACAATGTGCTCCTCTGAGACGGATGGCTTCACTCAG GCGGCCAAAGACATTAAGGATAG CGTGACGATGGCCCCGGCCTTCCGCCTCTCCCTGAAGGCTAAAGCCAGTGACAACATGAGTCACTTGATGGTGGATTTCAGCCAGGAGAGGGGGATGTTGCAGGGTCTCAAGTTTCTCCCAG TTCCTGCCACTCCGGAGATCCAGCTTCCAGAGTGCCAGGTGTGCGACAACACAGTGACTGTAGTTTGGACCTTACCAGAACCTGACACCAAAATAGACCACTACATACTGGAACATCGGCGCACAAATCACGAAGGGCCCCCTCGCATCAGAGAGGACTACCCCTGGATGGTGGTGGAGGGTATACGAGAGATGGACCACACAATCACAG GTCTGCGCTTTGACACCCGCTACATAACATTCAGAGTGAGAGCATGTAACAAGGCTGTGGCTGGCGAGTTTTCTGAACCTGTTATATTGGAAACCCATG CCTTCAACTTCAAACTGGATTCAGGCTCAGCCCACCAGAACCTGAAGGTGGAGGACTTGAGTGTGGAGTGGGACAGTAGTGGGGGAAAGGTGCAGGAAATTCGCAAAGAAAAGAACCGAACCAATTCCCCGATGCACTCCCCAGCCAG GACAGCGCTGATGTCTCCTAAGAGAGCTCCGTCCACCCGTCCTGGCAGAGACAGGTTCACAGCAGAGTCCTACACGGTGCTGG GCGACACTATGATTGATGCTGGTCAGCAATACTGGGAAGTGCGGTTTGACAAAGAGAGCAAGGCCTTTGCCGCGGGCATCGCGCTGCGGAGTCTCGGACGGTTTGACCAACTGGGGAAAAGCGGCGCCTCCTGGTGCATCCACCTGAACAACTGGCTGCAGCAGAGCCTCACGGCCAAACACAACAACAAGGCTCGAACCCTCGACTGTCCCATCCCAAACAGTATAGGAGTCTATGTCAACTATGAGGAAG GTGTACTATCCTTTTACAACGCCAAAACCAAGCAGTTGATACATTCCTTCAAAACAAAGTTCCAGCAGCCGGTCATCCCGGCTTTCATG GTGTGGAACGGCACCTTCTCTGTAGTAACGGGGCTGCAGGTTCCCAGCGTGGTGCAGAGCGGTCAGAGGAAGAACAGCGGCACCAGCAGCTCCAACGCCAGCCTCACGTAG
- the LOC133457731 gene encoding uncharacterized protein LOC133457731 isoform X1, which translates to MEATLKCAALLLLTVAGAVMAGSHHTIKLAFTDSSSTRTQEKVSSGSSLTFSCCLSNNNFQRYRMYWYFIPHGSNETKLMNDTMNGNTIQQPEETSAGECSDKTYTLSNVNETHSGWYYCSVKAEIPELQTNTSNSTEVIVSQSLVESKAEICPLEMETCAITPTEASPTSWSLWDWTAWVWIVVGVSSLVLLVLIITLVVYVVKKRSLFGSKGADPIYMNSHHQRKQRLPQAELQVDTLKAGLGPQHPRTPSPSGRYDGGNQRYHV; encoded by the exons ATGGAAGCCACGCTGAAGTGCGCTGCACTGCTGCTGCTCACAG TGGCAGGTGCAGTCATGGCTGGATCCCACCACACAATCAAACTGGCTTTCACAGACAGCTCATCAACCCGGACACAAGAGAAAGTTTCATCCGGTTCATCTTTGACTTTCAGCTGTTGTTTGAGTAACAATAATTTCCAAAGATATCGGATGTACTGGTATTTCATTCCCCATGGATCGAATGAAAcaaaattaatgaatgacacAATGAACGGCAACACCATTCAACAGCCAGAGGAAACTTCAGCGGGGGAGTGTTCTGACAAAACTTACACTTTATCAAATGTTAATGAAACACACAGTGGATGGTACTATTGCAGTGTCAAAGCAGAGATTCCCGAGCTACAAACTAATACGAGCAACTCAACAGAAGTGATAGTCT CACAGAGCTTAGTGGAAAGTAAAGCGGAAATTTGTCCATTGGAAATGGAAACATGTGCAATTACACCCACAGAAG CGAGTCCCACAAGCTGGAGCTTGTGGGATTGGACGGCCTGGGTGTGGATTGTGGTGGGAGTGTCTTCCCTCGTCCTGTTAGTCCTGATCATCACGCTGGTCGTATATGTTGTGAAGAAACGAAGCCTTTTCGGCAGCAAAG GAGCAGATCCAATCTATATGAACAGTCATCACCAGAGGAAACAGCGCCTCCCGCAGGCGGAGCTGCAGGTCGACACCCTGAAGGCGGGCCTAGGCCCTCAGCACCCACGGACCCCCAGCCCGTCCGGGAGGTACGACGGAGGCAATCAAAGATACCACGTGTAA
- the LOC133457731 gene encoding uncharacterized protein LOC133457731 isoform X2, translating into MEATLKCAALLLLTVAGAVMAGSHHTIKLAFTDSSSTRTQEKVSSGSSLTFSCCLSNNNFQRYRMYWYFIPHGSNETKLMNDTMNGNTIQQPEETSAGECSDKTYTLSNVNETHSGWYYCSVKAEIPELQTNTSNSTEVIVSSPTSWSLWDWTAWVWIVVGVSSLVLLVLIITLVVYVVKKRSLFGSKGADPIYMNSHHQRKQRLPQAELQVDTLKAGLGPQHPRTPSPSGRYDGGNQRYHV; encoded by the exons ATGGAAGCCACGCTGAAGTGCGCTGCACTGCTGCTGCTCACAG TGGCAGGTGCAGTCATGGCTGGATCCCACCACACAATCAAACTGGCTTTCACAGACAGCTCATCAACCCGGACACAAGAGAAAGTTTCATCCGGTTCATCTTTGACTTTCAGCTGTTGTTTGAGTAACAATAATTTCCAAAGATATCGGATGTACTGGTATTTCATTCCCCATGGATCGAATGAAAcaaaattaatgaatgacacAATGAACGGCAACACCATTCAACAGCCAGAGGAAACTTCAGCGGGGGAGTGTTCTGACAAAACTTACACTTTATCAAATGTTAATGAAACACACAGTGGATGGTACTATTGCAGTGTCAAAGCAGAGATTCCCGAGCTACAAACTAATACGAGCAACTCAACAGAAGTGATAGTCT CGAGTCCCACAAGCTGGAGCTTGTGGGATTGGACGGCCTGGGTGTGGATTGTGGTGGGAGTGTCTTCCCTCGTCCTGTTAGTCCTGATCATCACGCTGGTCGTATATGTTGTGAAGAAACGAAGCCTTTTCGGCAGCAAAG GAGCAGATCCAATCTATATGAACAGTCATCACCAGAGGAAACAGCGCCTCCCGCAGGCGGAGCTGCAGGTCGACACCCTGAAGGCGGGCCTAGGCCCTCAGCACCCACGGACCCCCAGCCCGTCCGGGAGGTACGACGGAGGCAATCAAAGATACCACGTGTAA
- the LOC133457731 gene encoding uncharacterized protein LOC133457731 isoform X3, with amino-acid sequence METCAITPTEASPTSWSLWDWTAWVWIVVGVSSLVLLVLIITLVVYVVKKRSLFGSKGADPIYMNSHHQRKQRLPQAELQVDTLKAGLGPQHPRTPSPSGRYDGGNQRYHV; translated from the exons ATGGAAACATGTGCAATTACACCCACAGAAG CGAGTCCCACAAGCTGGAGCTTGTGGGATTGGACGGCCTGGGTGTGGATTGTGGTGGGAGTGTCTTCCCTCGTCCTGTTAGTCCTGATCATCACGCTGGTCGTATATGTTGTGAAGAAACGAAGCCTTTTCGGCAGCAAAG GAGCAGATCCAATCTATATGAACAGTCATCACCAGAGGAAACAGCGCCTCCCGCAGGCGGAGCTGCAGGTCGACACCCTGAAGGCGGGCCTAGGCCCTCAGCACCCACGGACCCCCAGCCCGTCCGGGAGGTACGACGGAGGCAATCAAAGATACCACGTGTAA